In the genome of Pelagibacterium nitratireducens, one region contains:
- a CDS encoding DUF6949 family protein, which yields MTHLILALFLIAVGMSVAGTGTHLYQQVARKVAEFRVEGANALESLVNLFVMFICGPYMMLRLGMRADASGRASTVNVMLAAVIAFGWSFVTGMMVVGTYISVLKAAA from the coding sequence GTGACGCATCTTATTTTGGCGCTGTTTCTGATCGCCGTGGGCATGAGCGTTGCCGGCACCGGCACCCATCTCTACCAGCAGGTTGCCCGCAAGGTGGCCGAGTTCCGCGTCGAGGGCGCCAACGCGCTCGAGAGCCTGGTCAATCTGTTCGTGATGTTTATCTGCGGTCCCTACATGATGCTCAGGCTCGGCATGCGCGCCGACGCGAGCGGAAGGGCCTCCACCGTCAACGTGATGCTTGCTGCGGTCATCGCGTTCGGCTGGAGTTTCGTGACCGGAATGATGGTTGTGGGCACCTATATCTCGGTTCTCAAGGCCGCCGCCTGA